In Microbacterium maritypicum, the following are encoded in one genomic region:
- a CDS encoding Pr6Pr family membrane protein, producing the protein MTTTWWPYLRIAAAVLAVAAIVAQLIRSLEIAGAATTEWGAHLPTVIANFFSFFTIESNVLAAVALACGGIWGLARRSTTTAEPRWLAILLMCASTYMIVTGVVYNLLLRGIELPQGSTVGWSNEVLHVVIPIIMLADVLFAPRRRALGWGAVGIAAIFPIVWVIYTLIRANLVIAPATGKPCWYPYPFLEPTQPGGYGAVALYVLLIAAIIIGAAALVVWVGRRRATVSDSTADATVPPADLAL; encoded by the coding sequence ATGACGACGACCTGGTGGCCCTACCTGCGCATCGCCGCAGCCGTTCTCGCGGTCGCCGCGATCGTGGCGCAGCTCATCCGCTCCCTGGAGATCGCGGGGGCGGCGACGACCGAGTGGGGCGCGCACCTGCCCACAGTCATCGCGAACTTCTTCAGCTTCTTCACCATCGAGTCGAACGTCCTGGCCGCGGTCGCGCTCGCGTGCGGCGGGATCTGGGGGTTGGCGCGCCGCAGCACGACGACGGCCGAACCTCGCTGGTTGGCGATCCTGCTGATGTGCGCGAGCACCTACATGATCGTCACGGGCGTCGTCTACAACCTGCTGCTGCGCGGCATCGAGCTGCCGCAGGGCTCGACCGTCGGCTGGTCCAACGAGGTGCTCCACGTCGTCATCCCGATCATCATGCTGGCCGACGTCCTCTTCGCACCGCGTCGCCGAGCTCTCGGATGGGGAGCCGTCGGCATCGCCGCGATCTTCCCGATCGTCTGGGTGATCTACACCCTGATCCGCGCGAACCTGGTGATCGCTCCGGCGACGGGGAAGCCGTGCTGGTACCCGTATCCGTTCCTCGAACCCACACAGCCCGGCGGATACGGAGCCGTCGCGCTCTACGTGCTCCTGATCGCCGCGATCATCATCGGCGCCGCCGCCCTCGTCGTCTGGGTCGGTCGCCGCCGCGCGACCGTGTCGGACTCGACGGCCGACGCCACCGTGCCGCCCGCCGACCTCGCGCTCTGA
- a CDS encoding adenylate/guanylate cyclase domain-containing protein, with amino-acid sequence MSDSGNGTVDAGVVKKGRFRRAGLSIQSKLLIMLLAVSLVSSVIVGAIGFINGRQSLHDSAVDQLITIRSMRAAEITTAIESVRRDASLNSRNLSAQNMSTAVNAGFADLADAELDESAQAELEDYYTDVFIPELEGRSGEEYGDTAFIPESDAGKYVQSQYVTGNQDFDADYDAQLALNDSGDGTSYSAATGRYGDYFTRLVQEAGYEDALLLNVDGDVTYSAYKGVELGTNLLTGPYRDSLLSKAYSEAIATNSVNTVVLTDFDRWIPSLNVPAIWVVSPVGNDNGITGAMAFQISIDTINDVMTGKEDWKAQGLGDTGEVYLVGRDDLMRSTARRLVEDPEDYVKRLIAGGMAPTIVDRIGAIKGTVLLQPVDTKAVQEAQAGRSGTIVGRDFVGGESVTAYAPLEIEGLDWVVIARIDTAEAFEPVNVFTRNVLLSLLGIMLGVSLLSLLLAQVFTRPIHRLVGAVHRVAEGDLDVQVPQGSRDEFGDLGSAFNDMASSLRIKQELIEEQQKENEKLLHTLMPASVATKYKQGEEAITEAHENVSVVFAELVGFDDLARDMSAEEEIGLLNTLMRGFDEAAEKAGVEKVRTLRGGYLASSGLIVPRVDNIRRTVDFARNLVGVLERFNAQNGTQISLRAGVDTGTVTSGLVARTSLAYDLWGDAVNLAYRVRSVSGEPGIYVSQTVRDRTQELVTYVEAGTVETQGRTETVWKVV; translated from the coding sequence ATGAGCGACAGCGGTAACGGCACGGTCGATGCGGGTGTGGTGAAGAAGGGGCGGTTCCGGCGAGCCGGACTCAGCATCCAGTCGAAACTCCTCATCATGCTGCTGGCGGTGAGCCTCGTGTCGTCCGTGATCGTGGGCGCCATCGGCTTCATCAACGGGCGTCAATCCCTACACGACTCGGCGGTGGACCAGCTCATCACCATCCGCTCGATGCGGGCGGCCGAGATCACGACCGCGATCGAGAGCGTCCGTCGCGATGCCTCACTGAACTCCCGAAACCTCAGCGCGCAGAACATGTCGACGGCAGTGAACGCGGGCTTCGCCGATCTCGCCGACGCGGAGCTCGACGAGAGCGCGCAAGCGGAGCTCGAGGACTACTACACGGACGTCTTCATCCCCGAGCTCGAGGGGCGTTCCGGTGAGGAGTACGGCGACACGGCCTTCATCCCTGAATCCGATGCCGGGAAGTACGTGCAGTCGCAGTACGTCACGGGCAACCAGGACTTCGACGCCGACTACGACGCGCAGCTCGCACTCAACGACAGCGGCGACGGCACCAGCTACTCGGCCGCGACCGGACGGTACGGCGACTACTTCACGCGCCTGGTGCAGGAGGCCGGATACGAAGACGCCCTGCTGCTCAACGTCGACGGCGACGTCACCTACTCCGCGTATAAGGGGGTCGAGCTCGGCACGAATCTGTTGACCGGGCCCTATCGTGATTCGCTCCTGTCGAAGGCGTACTCCGAGGCGATCGCCACCAACTCCGTCAACACGGTCGTCCTCACCGACTTCGATCGGTGGATCCCCTCCCTCAACGTCCCCGCCATTTGGGTCGTCTCCCCGGTCGGAAACGACAACGGCATCACCGGGGCGATGGCGTTCCAGATCTCGATCGACACGATCAACGACGTGATGACCGGTAAAGAGGACTGGAAGGCGCAGGGCCTCGGTGACACCGGCGAGGTGTATCTCGTCGGACGCGACGACCTCATGCGCAGCACCGCTCGCCGCCTCGTGGAAGACCCCGAGGACTATGTGAAGCGTCTGATCGCCGGAGGGATGGCGCCGACCATCGTCGACCGCATCGGCGCCATCAAGGGCACCGTCCTGCTGCAGCCCGTCGACACGAAGGCCGTGCAGGAAGCGCAGGCGGGCCGCAGCGGCACCATCGTCGGCCGCGACTTCGTCGGCGGCGAGAGCGTCACCGCCTACGCCCCGCTCGAGATCGAAGGTCTCGACTGGGTCGTGATCGCGCGCATCGACACCGCCGAGGCCTTCGAGCCGGTGAACGTCTTCACCCGCAACGTGCTGCTGTCGCTGCTCGGCATCATGCTCGGCGTCTCGCTGCTGTCGCTGCTGCTCGCGCAGGTGTTCACGCGGCCGATCCACCGGCTCGTCGGTGCCGTGCACCGTGTCGCGGAGGGCGACCTCGACGTGCAGGTGCCGCAGGGCTCTCGTGACGAGTTCGGCGACCTCGGCAGCGCCTTCAACGACATGGCCTCGAGCTTGCGCATCAAACAGGAGCTGATCGAAGAACAGCAGAAGGAGAACGAGAAGCTGCTGCACACGCTCATGCCGGCGAGCGTCGCGACCAAGTACAAGCAGGGCGAGGAGGCGATCACCGAGGCGCACGAGAACGTGTCGGTCGTGTTCGCCGAGCTGGTCGGGTTCGACGACCTCGCGCGCGACATGAGCGCGGAGGAGGAGATCGGCCTCCTGAACACGCTCATGCGCGGGTTCGACGAGGCCGCCGAGAAGGCGGGCGTCGAGAAGGTGCGCACCCTGCGCGGCGGCTACCTCGCCTCGTCGGGGCTGATCGTGCCACGCGTCGACAACATCCGCCGCACGGTCGACTTCGCCCGCAATCTGGTCGGTGTGCTCGAGCGCTTCAATGCGCAGAACGGCACCCAGATCTCGCTGCGTGCCGGCGTCGACACCGGGACGGTCACGAGCGGCCTCGTCGCGCGGACCAGCCTCGCCTACGACCTGTGGGGTGACGCCGTGAACCTCGCCTACCGGGTGCGCTCGGTCAGCGGCGAGCCCGGCATCTACGTGAGCCAGACCGTGCGCGACCGCACCCAGGAGCTGGTCACCTACGTCGAAGCGGGGACG